ttttcatGAATCTAACATTCACAAGAATccaattgtttttaattaagttttccaCTAAAATAGTCTCATGGAAGCCtgagttaaagaaaaaaaaagagttttactatgataaaaataattttaaaaaaatcacgtTACTATTATTAGATCATTTAATTTGATAActgtttaaaaattttgataaacatatcacattaattatttgattccaaaaaaaggatatttataacaaattaaacaaattttaattattcatatgaATCATAATTCCCAGGATTTATAATTTTCAGGAATTATAATTTTCGGACACAAATTAACTTTATTTGTACCAAATGCGCCCCTTGAAGTAATATAAACAGTCTAATTGATTTAGTCGCTAAGATTTCGAAGAGGAAAAGAGAATTTGAGGATTCAAGGAAAAGGAAATCTGACAAAAAAAtgactaataattaaaaaataaaaattaatattgaataaaattattagagattaaaattttactttaactataataaaagattatgttccttaaaaaataaaagattatgttccttaaaaaataaaagattatgtttaggtagtaaaaattaattgctgcgagtttgaaatttttttacaattattttaagaaaaaaggcTACTTTCAAATGGTGGGTTTGAAATTTAATTGCAAAAGGTTTCCGCTAAACTTATAGGAATTATAAACATTACAtctgcaaataatttttttactgaaaagtatttattttttaattagatttggagtcataaattatcattattatttttaagttctAAAATAATGCTCTTTAAATGTATATAGAGAGCAAGTGTAGATAATTTTCATCGCCaactctaaaatattttaaatttttaaaaattgaattacaaAGTAttatagttttaattggtaAGTTCGAggtatcatttatcattttatgatgtttaattcttataattaaaagattttaaataaaaatactaatagtataatgaatatattaaatatttcctaaataataaacaaaaagattagttcaaaagtaaaaatgatattaaattaaattttaatcttaatgaaatataaagatgtaatttgataattaaagaatttcaattttaattattttcaaataaaatagatgatgcctatgtatttttaaatttaatatttttacatataattaataatataatataacaaataCTTCATAGgttgttattaaatttatttttaacaaaaatttatttaatcataatatcTTTACAAGTCAATGCGATGTTGCCATGTGTCATTTACATACATTTTTATGAATTAGAAAAACGAAGAAATGTAGACAACTTGCAACTTAATGTGcgagaatttaaattaaaaaccaaagattggataaaattaaacttacaaGCAAAGGTAAATTAGTAGAAAGATAAATGCATGAATTTAAAGGAAAATAGTGAAGTGATTGTTCAATAAGACTTCGTATAATAATCAACTTCCTCTGCCCGCTAATCAAATTGTCTCAAAAAAAGTGGAAAAATTCACCCAAGACTCCGACCTCCAATCAAAAAACTCTTACCTACAACAGCATGGTGAACGAAGGGATTGGATTTCAACAacagttcaaacttcaaagtttAACGAAGGGAACAGAGTTCTATCGTGTAACTATACAAACAATGAACAGCACAGCAAAAAATATAGGCTCCCGGCACCACGTAGATATAACACTCAAAATGCAGTAACAAGGCTTTTATCGATCTAGTTTGCCGCTTGAAGACTTCCTTTCAAGCTTCCGTATCTTTTCAAGCAACTCTTTGATAGTATTTGATGCCTCCTACAGGAGAAAGACAAAAACATCGTCAGGCTTAACCAAAACCAAAACGCAAATACTATAACCGCCTTTTATAAGAAAGAGAACATAcacccttttatatttttattttaagaaatattagtaacacattttctaacacaattttttgaacatattctttattatcagctgaaatttattgaaaatcacaaattttgatagatttcacttttcatttaatgattctctctttattttgtaatttccaataaattataactaataataaaatatgtgaaaCATATGTTAGAGTGTATTGCTAATACACCTGATTTTGAAAGTGCATTAGGCAAGAGTAAAACCTCGAGcttatttctcaattttttctctTCAGCATCACGTCTGTCCCTCTCTTCAGCGAATACATCAATGAGAGTTTCTTGCTCGTTGTTCAACTCTTCAAGCTTTTTTTCAGCATCAATGAgctgatgaagaaaaaaaataagaaatatgcaACAGAGTTTAAACGAGCACAAAAGTTTTGCAGGTTCAATAAATTCATCAAGTATCATATTCAATGTCGTCAAAGTTGGACCAATTGAATCTAcgtctttttttcattcatttaagCCGTGATCTAGACATGAAATGTGCAAATGACATAATCCTGAAGAGTCGAGAAATACCATAAATGGTAAACTAGCTTTGCATGGCGATAGACTTCAAATCACATTGTTTCCGGTTACATATGTAAAATGACTAAAGAAAATGCAAGTTCAACAATATAGTAGTTTGGGGATGGAAGCTGAGATCTCTAATTGAGTCAAATTCAATCTGGTCGTCGACTCTGATGTTTACTCTTCTAGTATGAATCTGGTATATACTCTTGTGCTTTTAAATTTCGATACCAATTGAATGGTTTAACAATTTGTAACtgagaaataaaaatcaatttcaaatatatatattttatcttaaaaggTCAAATATGTTCCTAACAATATGGaatttcttatctctttctccatctatcatcttCAACATCTTTAGTTTAAACTTGAAATTTGATAtcttttaattatcaaaatataattcaaacaacCTAACAATATAAGCTAAACTAACTATCTTAATATAACACAATTCAAATCAAGATAAATTCTCcaagtaacaaaataaaattcatcgcttatttaataaacaaatagaatttacttcttaaaataagcaaaaaattatttttttatgcagaAGCCGTttacacaaacaaacaaaaaacagaaagttgcatattttattaaaataagtatttttttcaacaaataaacttaaacaaacagacccaatataaaatatataaaagaaaagtactTATTGAGTTGAAATCCTGAACAACATAATAGTACTAGCAAGGCGAAGGATAGATATAAGTTTTAGATTTCCCCAACAAAAAAAGAACTCTGCTATTCTTTTTCAAGCACATTTGGTATGGTGCTAGAACTTTGTTCAGAGATGTTTTTGTGGGTATCGACCCAGATTTAGACGCTCAAGTAGAATTTGGAGCATTCCAAAAATCTTGGAGATCCAACTACAAAAAAACACGTAGTCTAacattcttttgttcttttttgacttttttttatgatttttacttTCACTAAGACTTATTCCAGCTCAAGAAGTCGTACTAAAACTTGGCTAGTGCCATTCAATCTTGTAAACTCATTGAGACCGCCATTGGATAATACAAACAATATACATCACTTAATGAAACCAAGTATTAAGCTGTAAAGCGTTGAGATCATGGTCCAAACCTGAGTTTCAAGAGATTTACACCTGTCTTTCTCATGCTGCAGAGCATGCAACACTTCCCCTAAAATGTCCTCCTCCTTCCTTTGCAATCTATaaccataaatataaaaaaaacgagAAGGATAAGGCTCAATGAAACAAGTTCACTGAAGAAAGCAAGATATgcagtaaaaaatttaaaatttcaatttaccTCTCCTTCAACTCACGATTCTCTTTTTTGAATTGCTCGAGAGTTAGTAAATCTTTGTCAGATAGTGGTTGCTCACCACCATTTACATCTTTTCCCTGCAGCTCAAAAATTAACTCTTTTTTAGGAGACATTTTCAAATAACAAACAATAAAGAATTTCtagataaaatcattttataataataataataataataataataataaacaactaaataaagtataatatatgatacaataaattaaataattaaaaaccaaataaaaacacaatgtataatatattaagttaaataataataacaaaatttctaatttctaaataatatatataagtaaaattgaacttaaaataattaaaaaaaaacatatagtaTTATATAATACAAACTATctagaaaaacaatgtgttatagaaaacttcaaaacaggcataacaaaagaaaaacaaaataacttagGGCCGGCAATGAACCAAATCAACTCAAACACCGATCGAGACTCGAATCGACAATTGACTCGTTTAACTTGAGTTCAAAGTTGAGCtcgttaaataaataaactgaaCTTGAGCTACATATAGCTCAATTCGATTAGTTCACGAACAAGTTCGATATATAAATCTATCTATGCATATATGtagatacatacatatatatatataataatttttttattaattccatattgattttgtttcttcataaaataaataaataaaattacataaaataattataacgtTAAATTGAGTCAAGTTGACGAGTTTAACCGAGCTATTTGTGAGTTTAAACCGAGTCGAGTTGagaataaaagtttaaattgaACTCGATCCAAGCTGAACCATTACTTATCAAGTTGACTCGAGCTCAGTTCAACTCAACTCATTTCTAGTCCTAAGTCAGTAATCCAGCTATAGCATTTTCAAGGGGTGGCTGTTTCTTTCTGCTATCCGCTATTGACTACTATGTAGAGAACAAAGTAAAATAAAGATGACGATATGCACTACCTCTAGCTTGGATCCTCGTGTGTACTGTGAGGTTTTTCCCCTTGATGTGGTATGTTGAAAACAtccattctcattttcaaatgatttttcgGCTGTAGATAgcttttgagtttttttcttaGGCAAGACTTCACTGACTTCGTCATCGGATGATGATTGCTCAGATGAACTTTGCACTTTCCGTTTAGGAGAGACTGAAGATTGACCATTAATATATACCCTatatttttctgtttgtttttgtaTCCGTTTCTGATTCGAATATGAATGCAATTTGTCTGATGTCAACGGTGGAGCCTTGCCATCCGTGGTAGAATATTTCCTTTTTGATTGTGATGATTCAGGAAAATAATCGGCAGATGCCTCTGCAAAATAAGATCAATTTGTAGAATATTGCAAGGTCATCACAATAAGATTTCACTCACTGAGAAagcaacataaaaatcaaattaaaacagCAAGGCCTACATCATACCTTTATCAGCAGAATCTCTGATTTGTATTTTACTTCGATTGGAAGCATAACCAATTTTATAGCAGTTAGTGCTCCTAAATAAAATAGAGAATAACAAATAAGTAGACCATAATTCATATCTTACGCCAGCCACTACCATAAATAGTCCAATGGAGAATAAAGAATCACCAGTATTTTTTCTGCATTTGTATCAATTTAGACTCCAGTCTGGATAAAACTAATGTACGCTCAAAGCCCTGCTTATCATGAGCAGGTTCAACAAAATTGGCTTCCAACACACCTGTTAAAAGAAATGAACCTTGTGTTAAATGAATACAGTAGACATGATAAAAGAAACTCAGAACTCAATGAACAGAAGAGGTTCCACCTATGACCCCACGCCCTCCACTTCCAGCTGGATTCCAGATCCTCCAGAATGGCtgacaaacaagaaaacaacctGTAAGAATTATGACAATGTTTTCTCCAAGTGGCAACCTCCATATTGATTGTTTATCATAGACCTTATGAACTTAATACCCCCCCAAACTAAGGCTTCCAAGTAGTTCAAAGTTCGATTGCTAGGCAGAATAGCTAGAGTTCTTCGCTAGTAAGTTCCCCAAACaataatgttaatttaattcaaaagaaACTCCTTAAGCCGAGTCCAATTcgaaaacaaagaaagactatTTTCAGAACAATACCCAACAGATTATTATTAAACATTAGCAGCCCAGAGATAAATTGCAAATTATCTCATTTGTCAGAATAGTATTTCTTGGCTACTGTTGCTTTTCCTGGTTTACTAAGAGGTGCACCGCTGTCAGTTATACAGCTGGCTATTCAGTTAAAAGGCAGTTATAAATCTATTCAGTTTAGCTTGACCAGGTACTGAAGCTATaaatctataatatatatagtacTTGTAACAGAACTGGGATCACTTTGTACATTTACATCAGAATCAATAAATTCTATTTTCTCAGAAATTCTCTAATTTCTAAGAACCAAATAAGGATAACAAAAGGATGACATTAAGCAACTAATACCAGTTATAAAGATCCTATTGATAAAGTTTTTTTAGCTAGAAAACAATGATAAGTACATAAAAATTTTAGTTACGGTCAAATGACCAACTAAGTCTTGCAGATTAAAATCAACAAACCCAGTTTAACAACTGAAAAGATATTCTTCATAATCTCAAAAGCACTTGGCCCACAAAAACTTTCAAAGAGAGAAGGGGATAAGCTTCACATATGACATAATGTCATAATGATGCTTATCATTTGTTAATCATAACAAACCCTACCTTAATGAGTCGGTTCTTATGATAAACATTAAAACCTGAAACATCAATATGGTGTACTGCATCCTTGACAAATCCAATAGTAACAACGGCAACCATCTGTCaaaagatctagatgaaatcaTATTTCTGCACAAGTTAGGAATATCAAACtcgatttaatttaatagacatTATTACATTTGAATCCTTCGGAAGAAGCCCATCAACTCCAGCTTGAGGCCTGTAGGTCACCTCTTGAGACATCATCATATCATTCACTATGTTGTGATGCAAAATATCTTTCCCACGAAGAATAATTCGGAAGCCAGGAGGAAGTCTCAGATATAAAATAGAGGCATAACTCTGGataggaaacaaaaataataatgagaaGTGTGACAATGCGCACACAGTACATAAATCAGATACATGTCTATACTGAACATAGAATAGAActaaattacatataaaatattacattataatGCTTACATATTACACATTACACACATAATACATACACAGTGGAGCAGGAATTCCATACAAGAAAAACTATATATGTTGTTTATCTACACAAGTATATATTAGTAATAGTAATGATAATCATCTTGGTTTACCCTTAGTGAATGTCGATAGGTCAAGAAATGTCTAGAATTAGGAAACTCTTTAGCCATCTGTATGTTTTTCTCATCTCGATTTACACCTCTTATTTGGATATCCTGACACAATCCATAAAAGTATCAAAATTTGTATGaaatttgcttataaaaaaagaataattttttaagggtGGATGatgagcttcagttttcaagcATACATGTGGGTCTTCGTCGAAATCAAGTTCCAGCTGACCTTGGTCATCTTCCCAAAGATTGTATATAATTACTCGTGTACCATGATCTTTCACCAAGTTGAACTAAAAATTAAGAGTAAGACAATAACAGTTTATCAACAATATAGACTTTTAACCACAACTTGTGAAATTAGCCAATTTGTCAAGAAGAGCATATGTCAGAAAATAAGATCAGA
This genomic interval from Glycine max cultivar Williams 82 chromosome 5, Glycine_max_v4.0, whole genome shotgun sequence contains the following:
- the LOC100786679 gene encoding protein MICRORCHIDIA 7 isoform X1, which produces MDVCVKEEVLETPIVTERRPRTGVVSAPPPGSVIELSDSDTDEDEGHDLDSAVANAVNGASSSVESPSKKRRTSEAGGVVLPVGFLTPLPPAPAPTPPPTAVLSLPAPEWASNSTASRANASKSLSLNSSKQFWKAGDYDGAPLGGSGSSTVGMDHVRVHPKFLHSNATSHKWALGALAELLDNSLDEVCSGATYVNVDMLTNKKDGTRMLLIEDNGGGMDPEKMRQCMSLGYSVKSKMANTIGQYGNGFKTSTMRLGADVIVFSRYPGKDMKSSSQSIGLLSYTFLRSTGKEDIVVPMLDYERRGQEWNKIIRTSLDDWDKNVETIVQWSPFSNEADLLRQFNLVKDHGTRVIIYNLWEDDQGQLELDFDEDPHDIQIRGVNRDEKNIQMAKEFPNSRHFLTYRHSLRSYASILYLRLPPGFRIILRGKDILHHNIVNDMMMSQEVTYRPQAGVDGLLPKDSNMVAVVTIGFVKDAVHHIDVSGFNVYHKNRLIKPFWRIWNPAGSGGRGVIGVLEANFVEPAHDKQGFERTLVLSRLESKLIQMQKKYWSTNCYKIGYASNRSKIQIRDSADKEASADYFPESSQSKRKYSTTDGKAPPLTSDKLHSYSNQKRIQKQTEKYRVYINGQSSVSPKRKVQSSSEQSSSDDEVSEVLPKKKTQKLSTAEKSFENENGCFQHTTSRGKTSQYTRGSKLEGKDVNGGEQPLSDKDLLTLEQFKKENRELKERLQRKEEDILGEVLHALQHEKDRCKSLETQLIDAEKKLEELNNEQETLIDVFAEERDRRDAEEKKLRNKLEEASNTIKELLEKIRKLERKSSSGKLDR
- the LOC100786679 gene encoding protein MICRORCHIDIA 7 isoform X2, which translates into the protein MDVCVKEEVLETPIVTERRPRTGVVSAPPPGSVIELSDSDTDEDEGHDLDSAVANAVNGASSSVESPSKKRRTSEAGGVVLPVGFLTPLPPAPAPTPPPTAVLSLPAPEWASNSTASRANASKSLSLNSSKQFWKAGDYDGAPLGGSGSSTVGMDHVRVHPKFLHSNATSHKWALGALAELLDNSLDEVCSGATYVNVDMLTNKKDGTRMLLIEDNGGGMDPEKMRQCMSLGYSVKSKMANTIGQYGNGFKTSTMRLGADVIVFSRYPGKDMKSSSQSIGLLSYTFLRSTGKEDIVVPMLDYERRGQEWNKIIRTSLDDWDKNVETIVQWSPFSNEADLLRQFNLVKDHGTRVIIYNLWEDDQGQLELDFDEDPHDIQIRGVNRDEKNIQMAKEFPNSRHFLTYRHSLRSYASILYLRLPPGFRIILRGKDILHHNIVNDMMMSQEVTYRPQAGVDGLLPKDSNMVAVVTIGFVKDAVHHIDVSGFNVYHKNRLIKPFWRIWNPAGSGGRGVIGVLEANFVEPAHDKQGFERTLVLSRLESKLIQMQKKYWSTNCYKIGYASNRSKIQIRDSADKEASADYFPESSQSKRKYSTTDGKAPPLTSDKLHSYSNQKRIQKQTEKYRVYINGQSSVSPKRKVQSSSEQSSSDDEVSEVLPKKKTQKLSTAEKSFENENGCFQHTTSRGKTSQYTRGSKLEGKDVNGGEQPLSDKDLLTLEQFKKENRELKERLQRKEEDILGEVLHALQHEKDRCKSLETQLIDAEKKLEELNNEQETLIDVFAEERDRRDAEEKKLRNKLEVLLLPNALSKSGGIKYYQRVA